A region of Drosophila mauritiana strain mau12 chromosome 3L, ASM438214v1, whole genome shotgun sequence DNA encodes the following proteins:
- the LOC117139544 gene encoding BAG domain-containing protein Samui isoform X1, protein MKPTMMAANQAQSNPATAAGNNVSPGGPGVNIPVNREYVSGGYGSPQQSAQFHSPQNAYGSPRQQQQQHFQQHQQVPPNQQQQHFQPTFGFEPNMDMDNMFPRSHLGRMHDPFAGFGDTRKRSSLHGPSGQAHADDDFPSYFDDPDFGFPRFSTMGRRGRMAGGANTHMDHDDDFFNRLPSEFRQYIPDGFGGRRGPGAAPAPGQVPQQQQQQPQPQYTQQQPQTHFQFGVPPQQQTVYTGPTQQQVPQTPSKRLCDAAIQTEDPAGRSEVDCAPPTNLNQHGLRNTVDMGVKSVAEQDQGLRSHSAPPPEQQQQNLQYQQQQQHQQPGVHSQQFGTQTSPPVQGQQFKTYYAPHQQTHPQQKQQTPPPAPQTPGGTYVRTIPIFVEGRTEPIINAHKEIPNQNAPPSAQAQAQAQTYAQAQPQAHAAPQQHRPTPLNTQQAQPEQQVPVEGAAGLPPQTPHTLNSINKIQDIQRDVLELMGKVEQFKGTREEKEYAYLDEMLTRNLLKLDTIDTNGKDSIRLARKEAIKCIQASINVLEAKAEENARMASGAAAAPSATAPAVDTGAVAAPEAAGQNAEPVTPQPQDATKMQEPIPLPAPPNAAAVEGAAAPEATAAEAATQSAAQSETTTTTSE, encoded by the exons ATGAAGCCCACTATGATGGCGGCCAATCAGGCGCAAAGCAAtcccgccaccgccgccggtAATAATGTCTCACCCGGCGGTCCCGGTGTCAATATACCCGTGAACCGGGAGTACGTGAGTGGTGGCTACGGATCGCCACAGCAGTCGGCACAGTTCCACAGTCCCCAAAACGCTTACGGATCGCccaggcagcagcagcagcagcacttccagcagcaccagcaggtTCCTCcaaatcagcagcagcaacattttcAG CCGACCTTTGGATTCGAACCgaacatggacatggacaacATGTTCCCGCGCTCGCACCTGGGCAGGATGCACGACCCCTTCGCCGGCTTCGGCGACACACGTAAGCGGAGCAGTTTGCACGGTCCCAGTGGTCAAGCCCATGCTGATGATGACTTTCCATCCTATTTCGACGATCCAGACTTTGGTTTCCCCCGCTTCTCAACGATGGGCCGCCGAGGTCGAATGGCCGGTGGGGCCAACACTCACATGGACCACGATGATGACTTCTTTAATCGGCTGCCCTCGGAGTTCCGCCAGTACATCCCAGATGGTTTCGGAGGCAGACGTGGTCCCGGAGCTGCTCCTGCACCCGGACAAGttccacagcagcaacagcagcagccacagccgCAGTATACCCAACAGCAACCCCAGACGCACTTCCAGTTCGGTGTGCCGCCCCAGCAACAGACAGTCTATACCGGACCAACCCAGCAGCAGGTGCCGCAGACGCCTTCAAAGCGCCTATGCGATGCCGCCATCCAGACGGAGGATCCTGCCGGTCGCTCGGAGGTTGATTGTGCCCCGCCGACTAACTTGAACCAGCACGGACTGCGAAACACTGTCGACATGGGCGTGAAGAGTGTCGCCGAGCAGGATCAGGGACTGCGATCCCACTCCGCACCTCCACcagagcaacagcagcagaatcTGCAgtatcagcagcaacagcagcatcagcaaccgGGAGTACATAGCCAACAGTTTGGCACCCAGACAAGTCCGCCCGTTCAGGGTCAGCAGTTCAAGACCTACTATGCGCCCCACCAGCAGACGCATCcccagcaaaagcagcagacCCCGCCGCCAGCTCCACAGACCCCGGGTGGCACCTATGTGCGCACCATTCCCATCTTCGTCGAGGGTCGCACCGAGCCCATCATCAATGCCCACAAGGAGATACCGAACCAGAACGCTCCACCCAGTGCTCAGGCCCAAGCTCAGGCACAGACATATGCGCAGGCGCAGCCACAggcacacgctgctccacaacAGCATAGACCGACGCCCTTGAACACCCAGCAGGCGCAACCTGAGCAGCAGGTGCCAGTTGAGGGAGCCGCTGGATTACCGCCGCAGACACCACATACCCTCAACTCGATCAACAAGATCCAGGACATTCAGCGCGACGTACTGGAGCTCATGGGCAAGGTGGAGCAGTTCAAAGGAACGCGCGAGGAGAAGGAGTACGCCTACCTGGACGAGATGCTGACCCGCAACCTGCTTAAGCTAGACACCATCGACACAAACGGCAAGGACAGCATTCGTCTAGCCCGAAAGGAGGCTATCAA ATGCATTCAGGCTTCGATAAATGTGCTGGAGGCCAAGGCCGAGGAGAATGCCAGAATGGcatcaggagcagcagctgcaccTAGCGCAACAGCTCCAGCGGTTGACACGGGTGCAGTTGCTGCCCCAGAAGCGGCCGGCCAAAATGCGGAGCCTGTGACTCCACAGCCACAGGATGCTACAAAGATGCAGGAGCCCATCCCTCTGCCAGCACCACCAAATGCTGCAGCCGTCGAGGGCGCAGCTGCTCCCGAAGCCACTGCCGCGGAGGCAGCCACCCAGTCCGCCGCGCAGTCAGAGACAACCACAACGACGTCGGAATGA
- the LOC117139544 gene encoding BAG domain-containing protein Samui isoform X2, which yields MKPTMMAANQAQSNPATAAGNNVSPGGPGVNIPVNREYVSGGYGSPQQSAQFHSPQNAYGSPRQQQQQHFQQHQQVPPNQQQQHFQPTFGFEPNMDMDNMFPRSHLGRMHDPFAGFGDTHFGFPRFSTMGRRGRMAGGANTHMDHDDDFFNRLPSEFRQYIPDGFGGRRGPGAAPAPGQVPQQQQQQPQPQYTQQQPQTHFQFGVPPQQQTVYTGPTQQQVPQTPSKRLCDAAIQTEDPAGRSEVDCAPPTNLNQHGLRNTVDMGVKSVAEQDQGLRSHSAPPPEQQQQNLQYQQQQQHQQPGVHSQQFGTQTSPPVQGQQFKTYYAPHQQTHPQQKQQTPPPAPQTPGGTYVRTIPIFVEGRTEPIINAHKEIPNQNAPPSAQAQAQAQTYAQAQPQAHAAPQQHRPTPLNTQQAQPEQQVPVEGAAGLPPQTPHTLNSINKIQDIQRDVLELMGKVEQFKGTREEKEYAYLDEMLTRNLLKLDTIDTNGKDSIRLARKEAIKCIQASINVLEAKAEENARMASGAAAAPSATAPAVDTGAVAAPEAAGQNAEPVTPQPQDATKMQEPIPLPAPPNAAAVEGAAAPEATAAEAATQSAAQSETTTTTSE from the exons ATGAAGCCCACTATGATGGCGGCCAATCAGGCGCAAAGCAAtcccgccaccgccgccggtAATAATGTCTCACCCGGCGGTCCCGGTGTCAATATACCCGTGAACCGGGAGTACGTGAGTGGTGGCTACGGATCGCCACAGCAGTCGGCACAGTTCCACAGTCCCCAAAACGCTTACGGATCGCccaggcagcagcagcagcagcacttccagcagcaccagcaggtTCCTCcaaatcagcagcagcaacattttcAG CCGACCTTTGGATTCGAACCgaacatggacatggacaacATGTTCCCGCGCTCGCACCTGGGCAGGATGCACGACCCCTTCGCCGGCTTCGGCGACACAC ACTTTGGTTTCCCCCGCTTCTCAACGATGGGCCGCCGAGGTCGAATGGCCGGTGGGGCCAACACTCACATGGACCACGATGATGACTTCTTTAATCGGCTGCCCTCGGAGTTCCGCCAGTACATCCCAGATGGTTTCGGAGGCAGACGTGGTCCCGGAGCTGCTCCTGCACCCGGACAAGttccacagcagcaacagcagcagccacagccgCAGTATACCCAACAGCAACCCCAGACGCACTTCCAGTTCGGTGTGCCGCCCCAGCAACAGACAGTCTATACCGGACCAACCCAGCAGCAGGTGCCGCAGACGCCTTCAAAGCGCCTATGCGATGCCGCCATCCAGACGGAGGATCCTGCCGGTCGCTCGGAGGTTGATTGTGCCCCGCCGACTAACTTGAACCAGCACGGACTGCGAAACACTGTCGACATGGGCGTGAAGAGTGTCGCCGAGCAGGATCAGGGACTGCGATCCCACTCCGCACCTCCACcagagcaacagcagcagaatcTGCAgtatcagcagcaacagcagcatcagcaaccgGGAGTACATAGCCAACAGTTTGGCACCCAGACAAGTCCGCCCGTTCAGGGTCAGCAGTTCAAGACCTACTATGCGCCCCACCAGCAGACGCATCcccagcaaaagcagcagacCCCGCCGCCAGCTCCACAGACCCCGGGTGGCACCTATGTGCGCACCATTCCCATCTTCGTCGAGGGTCGCACCGAGCCCATCATCAATGCCCACAAGGAGATACCGAACCAGAACGCTCCACCCAGTGCTCAGGCCCAAGCTCAGGCACAGACATATGCGCAGGCGCAGCCACAggcacacgctgctccacaacAGCATAGACCGACGCCCTTGAACACCCAGCAGGCGCAACCTGAGCAGCAGGTGCCAGTTGAGGGAGCCGCTGGATTACCGCCGCAGACACCACATACCCTCAACTCGATCAACAAGATCCAGGACATTCAGCGCGACGTACTGGAGCTCATGGGCAAGGTGGAGCAGTTCAAAGGAACGCGCGAGGAGAAGGAGTACGCCTACCTGGACGAGATGCTGACCCGCAACCTGCTTAAGCTAGACACCATCGACACAAACGGCAAGGACAGCATTCGTCTAGCCCGAAAGGAGGCTATCAA ATGCATTCAGGCTTCGATAAATGTGCTGGAGGCCAAGGCCGAGGAGAATGCCAGAATGGcatcaggagcagcagctgcaccTAGCGCAACAGCTCCAGCGGTTGACACGGGTGCAGTTGCTGCCCCAGAAGCGGCCGGCCAAAATGCGGAGCCTGTGACTCCACAGCCACAGGATGCTACAAAGATGCAGGAGCCCATCCCTCTGCCAGCACCACCAAATGCTGCAGCCGTCGAGGGCGCAGCTGCTCCCGAAGCCACTGCCGCGGAGGCAGCCACCCAGTCCGCCGCGCAGTCAGAGACAACCACAACGACGTCGGAATGA
- the LOC117139544 gene encoding BAG domain-containing protein Samui isoform X3, translated as MDMDNMFPRSHLGRMHDPFAGFGDTRKRSSLHGPSGQAHADDDFPSYFDDPDFGFPRFSTMGRRGRMAGGANTHMDHDDDFFNRLPSEFRQYIPDGFGGRRGPGAAPAPGQVPQQQQQQPQPQYTQQQPQTHFQFGVPPQQQTVYTGPTQQQVPQTPSKRLCDAAIQTEDPAGRSEVDCAPPTNLNQHGLRNTVDMGVKSVAEQDQGLRSHSAPPPEQQQQNLQYQQQQQHQQPGVHSQQFGTQTSPPVQGQQFKTYYAPHQQTHPQQKQQTPPPAPQTPGGTYVRTIPIFVEGRTEPIINAHKEIPNQNAPPSAQAQAQAQTYAQAQPQAHAAPQQHRPTPLNTQQAQPEQQVPVEGAAGLPPQTPHTLNSINKIQDIQRDVLELMGKVEQFKGTREEKEYAYLDEMLTRNLLKLDTIDTNGKDSIRLARKEAIKCIQASINVLEAKAEENARMASGAAAAPSATAPAVDTGAVAAPEAAGQNAEPVTPQPQDATKMQEPIPLPAPPNAAAVEGAAAPEATAAEAATQSAAQSETTTTTSE; from the exons atggacatggacaacATGTTCCCGCGCTCGCACCTGGGCAGGATGCACGACCCCTTCGCCGGCTTCGGCGACACACGTAAGCGGAGCAGTTTGCACGGTCCCAGTGGTCAAGCCCATGCTGATGATGACTTTCCATCCTATTTCGACGATCCAGACTTTGGTTTCCCCCGCTTCTCAACGATGGGCCGCCGAGGTCGAATGGCCGGTGGGGCCAACACTCACATGGACCACGATGATGACTTCTTTAATCGGCTGCCCTCGGAGTTCCGCCAGTACATCCCAGATGGTTTCGGAGGCAGACGTGGTCCCGGAGCTGCTCCTGCACCCGGACAAGttccacagcagcaacagcagcagccacagccgCAGTATACCCAACAGCAACCCCAGACGCACTTCCAGTTCGGTGTGCCGCCCCAGCAACAGACAGTCTATACCGGACCAACCCAGCAGCAGGTGCCGCAGACGCCTTCAAAGCGCCTATGCGATGCCGCCATCCAGACGGAGGATCCTGCCGGTCGCTCGGAGGTTGATTGTGCCCCGCCGACTAACTTGAACCAGCACGGACTGCGAAACACTGTCGACATGGGCGTGAAGAGTGTCGCCGAGCAGGATCAGGGACTGCGATCCCACTCCGCACCTCCACcagagcaacagcagcagaatcTGCAgtatcagcagcaacagcagcatcagcaaccgGGAGTACATAGCCAACAGTTTGGCACCCAGACAAGTCCGCCCGTTCAGGGTCAGCAGTTCAAGACCTACTATGCGCCCCACCAGCAGACGCATCcccagcaaaagcagcagacCCCGCCGCCAGCTCCACAGACCCCGGGTGGCACCTATGTGCGCACCATTCCCATCTTCGTCGAGGGTCGCACCGAGCCCATCATCAATGCCCACAAGGAGATACCGAACCAGAACGCTCCACCCAGTGCTCAGGCCCAAGCTCAGGCACAGACATATGCGCAGGCGCAGCCACAggcacacgctgctccacaacAGCATAGACCGACGCCCTTGAACACCCAGCAGGCGCAACCTGAGCAGCAGGTGCCAGTTGAGGGAGCCGCTGGATTACCGCCGCAGACACCACATACCCTCAACTCGATCAACAAGATCCAGGACATTCAGCGCGACGTACTGGAGCTCATGGGCAAGGTGGAGCAGTTCAAAGGAACGCGCGAGGAGAAGGAGTACGCCTACCTGGACGAGATGCTGACCCGCAACCTGCTTAAGCTAGACACCATCGACACAAACGGCAAGGACAGCATTCGTCTAGCCCGAAAGGAGGCTATCAA ATGCATTCAGGCTTCGATAAATGTGCTGGAGGCCAAGGCCGAGGAGAATGCCAGAATGGcatcaggagcagcagctgcaccTAGCGCAACAGCTCCAGCGGTTGACACGGGTGCAGTTGCTGCCCCAGAAGCGGCCGGCCAAAATGCGGAGCCTGTGACTCCACAGCCACAGGATGCTACAAAGATGCAGGAGCCCATCCCTCTGCCAGCACCACCAAATGCTGCAGCCGTCGAGGGCGCAGCTGCTCCCGAAGCCACTGCCGCGGAGGCAGCCACCCAGTCCGCCGCGCAGTCAGAGACAACCACAACGACGTCGGAATGA